A genomic segment from Triplophysa dalaica isolate WHDGS20190420 chromosome 22, ASM1584641v1, whole genome shotgun sequence encodes:
- the polm gene encoding DNA-directed DNA/RNA polymerase mu isoform X2, with the protein MIPLKRRKVTLSETVEQPKQTCKFPHVCVFILERKMGSSRRAFLTRLGRSKGFLITDTYSLSVTHVVSENNSGDEVQTWLEHQTARDVSSSEHLLDITWFTESMEARQPVPVEDRHRLKVSTKQNVNVNTIQMKSYACQRRTPLKHHNSHLTDALELLAENAGYSENEGRSVAFRRAASVLKALPHRVQTMDELKCLPCLGDHSQRVIKEILEDGTSREVESMRQSEQFQAMKALTGIFGVGVRTADRWFREGLRCPSDLIRTGQQLNREQQAGVQYYDELNKPVTKHEADLIGHIVKEGVGAVLPGAEIQLMGGFRRGKELGHDVDFLITHPEEGKEEELMPKIISWLEERDLLLYQKTTRNSYLEKKDAPGRPPNNMDRFERCFSIFKLQRHAETTGSDGVKPSDQSEASNWRAVRVDLVVSPYSQFAFATLGWTGSKLFERELRRWAGQEKHMSLSSHALYDSVQRCYVRAQSEEEIFAYLGLEFIPPCERNA; encoded by the exons ATGATCCCATTAAAACGCAGGAAAGTAACGTTATCTGAAACTGTAGAGCAGCCAAAGCAAACCTGTAAGTTtcctcatgtttgtgttttcatccTGGAGAGGAAGATGGGATCAAGCAGACGAGCATTTCTCACGAGACTAGGACGAAGCAAAGGATTTCTCATTACAGACACGTACAG TTTGTCCGTCACACATGTTGTGTCAGAAAACAACAGCGGAGATGAAGTTCAGACCTGGCTGGAGCACCAAACCGCACGAGACGTTTCCAGTTCAGAGCATCTTCTGGACATCACCTGGTTTACAGAGAGCATGGAAGCTCGACAACCAGTTCCAGTCGAGGACAGACACAGATTAAAG GTTTCCACAAAGCAAAATGTGAACGTCAATACAATTCAGATGAAAAGTTACGCCTGTCAGAGACGAACACCCTTGAAACACCACAATTCACATCTGACG GATGCTCTGGAACTTCTGGCTGAAAATGCAGGATACAGTGAGAATGAGGGCAGGAGTGTGGCGTTCCGACGGGCGGCATCAGTTTTAAAGGCACTTCCCCATCGAGTGCAGACTATGGATGAGCTGAAGTGTTTGCCCTGCCTGGGTGACCATTCACAGAGAGTTATAAAG GAGATCTTAGAAGACGGCACATCGAGGGAAGTTGAATCGATGCGACAGTCTGAGCAATTTCAGGCCATGAAG GCACTGACAGGGATTTTCGGGGTAGGTGTTAGAACGGCAGATCGCTGGTTTAGGGAGGGTTTGCGTTGTCCGTCAGATTTGATCCGTACGGGACAGCAGTTGAACCGTGAGCAGCAAGCGG GAGTGCAGTATTACGATGAGCTCAACAAACCTGTGACTAAACATGAGGCGGATCTGATCGGTCATATCGTGAAGGAAGGCGTCGGTGCGGTGCTGCCCGGGGCAGAGATTCAGCTGATGGGAGGATTCAGGAG GGGGAAAGAACTCGGTCATGATGTGGACTTTCTAATCACGCATCCAGAGGAAGGCAAAGAGGAAGAacttatgccaaaaatcatcagCTGGTTGGAGGAACGG GATTTACTTTTATATCAGAAAACCACCAGAAACTCTTATTTAGAAAAGAAAGACGCCCCAGGAAGGCCACCTAATAACATGGATCGCTTCGAGAGATGCTTTTCTATATTTAAGCTTCAGAGACACGCAGAAACCACAGGAAGTGACGGCGTAAAACCCAGCGACCAATCGGAGGCCTCAAACTGGAGAGCCGTGCGAGTTGATCTGGTGGTCAGTCCTTACAGTCAGTTTGCCTTCGCTACTCTTGGTTGGACGGGATCAAAG TTGTTTGAGAGAGAGTTGAGACGGTGGGCGGGGCAAGAGAAGCACATGTCATTGAGCAGCCACGCCCTATACGACAGCGTTCAG
- the polm gene encoding DNA-directed DNA/RNA polymerase mu isoform X1 gives MIPLKRRKVTLSETVEQPKQTCKFPHVCVFILERKMGSSRRAFLTRLGRSKGFLITDTYSLSVTHVVSENNSGDEVQTWLEHQTARDVSSSEHLLDITWFTESMEARQPVPVEDRHRLKVSTKQNVNVNTIQMKSYACQRRTPLKHHNSHLTDALELLAENAGYSENEGRSVAFRRAASVLKALPHRVQTMDELKCLPCLGDHSQRVIKEILEDGTSREVESMRQSEQFQAMKALTGIFGVGVRTADRWFREGLRCPSDLIRTGQQLNREQQAGVQYYDELNKPVTKHEADLIGHIVKEGVGAVLPGAEIQLMGGFRRGKELGHDVDFLITHPEEGKEEELMPKIISWLEERDLLLYQKTTRNSYLEKKDAPGRPPNNMDRFERCFSIFKLQRHAETTGSDGVKPSDQSEASNWRAVRVDLVVSPYSQFAFATLGWTGSKLFERELRRWAGQEKHMSLSSHALYDSVQVSNRNTQHPLLILYNCTFMLFIHEKHLGLI, from the exons ATGATCCCATTAAAACGCAGGAAAGTAACGTTATCTGAAACTGTAGAGCAGCCAAAGCAAACCTGTAAGTTtcctcatgtttgtgttttcatccTGGAGAGGAAGATGGGATCAAGCAGACGAGCATTTCTCACGAGACTAGGACGAAGCAAAGGATTTCTCATTACAGACACGTACAG TTTGTCCGTCACACATGTTGTGTCAGAAAACAACAGCGGAGATGAAGTTCAGACCTGGCTGGAGCACCAAACCGCACGAGACGTTTCCAGTTCAGAGCATCTTCTGGACATCACCTGGTTTACAGAGAGCATGGAAGCTCGACAACCAGTTCCAGTCGAGGACAGACACAGATTAAAG GTTTCCACAAAGCAAAATGTGAACGTCAATACAATTCAGATGAAAAGTTACGCCTGTCAGAGACGAACACCCTTGAAACACCACAATTCACATCTGACG GATGCTCTGGAACTTCTGGCTGAAAATGCAGGATACAGTGAGAATGAGGGCAGGAGTGTGGCGTTCCGACGGGCGGCATCAGTTTTAAAGGCACTTCCCCATCGAGTGCAGACTATGGATGAGCTGAAGTGTTTGCCCTGCCTGGGTGACCATTCACAGAGAGTTATAAAG GAGATCTTAGAAGACGGCACATCGAGGGAAGTTGAATCGATGCGACAGTCTGAGCAATTTCAGGCCATGAAG GCACTGACAGGGATTTTCGGGGTAGGTGTTAGAACGGCAGATCGCTGGTTTAGGGAGGGTTTGCGTTGTCCGTCAGATTTGATCCGTACGGGACAGCAGTTGAACCGTGAGCAGCAAGCGG GAGTGCAGTATTACGATGAGCTCAACAAACCTGTGACTAAACATGAGGCGGATCTGATCGGTCATATCGTGAAGGAAGGCGTCGGTGCGGTGCTGCCCGGGGCAGAGATTCAGCTGATGGGAGGATTCAGGAG GGGGAAAGAACTCGGTCATGATGTGGACTTTCTAATCACGCATCCAGAGGAAGGCAAAGAGGAAGAacttatgccaaaaatcatcagCTGGTTGGAGGAACGG GATTTACTTTTATATCAGAAAACCACCAGAAACTCTTATTTAGAAAAGAAAGACGCCCCAGGAAGGCCACCTAATAACATGGATCGCTTCGAGAGATGCTTTTCTATATTTAAGCTTCAGAGACACGCAGAAACCACAGGAAGTGACGGCGTAAAACCCAGCGACCAATCGGAGGCCTCAAACTGGAGAGCCGTGCGAGTTGATCTGGTGGTCAGTCCTTACAGTCAGTTTGCCTTCGCTACTCTTGGTTGGACGGGATCAAAG TTGTTTGAGAGAGAGTTGAGACGGTGGGCGGGGCAAGAGAAGCACATGTCATTGAGCAGCCACGCCCTATACGACAGCGTTCAGGTGAGTAACAGAAATACTCAACATCCACTATTAATTCTATATAACTgtacatttatgttatttatacatgaaaaacatctaggtttaatataa